Below is a genomic region from Pseudochaenichthys georgianus chromosome 13, fPseGeo1.2, whole genome shotgun sequence.
ACTGACTGCAGCATACAAATAACTCCCCACTCTTTTTTATGAATTGCAGAGACGCCAGAAGGCCTGGAGATTTCTGACAAAGCGGAGGAACTAGAAATTGGCAAACTTACAAAGGTGGGTTTTTAATGATAAACATTGCTTatacatacattattttaaGCATCAAGGGAAATCCCGCACTTGAGCAAAGGTATCTTGAGGCATAGCTGAGGCCATGTTACTACAGTAATGAGTTATTTGAAGTGATTCTCATGAATTAGTAAAGAGCAGAATCCCCCTTACTGCAATTAAAATACCCAGAGGATCTGAGTGGCTTTAGAAGAACTCGGGCATTTCATGGTCTGTTGCGCAGAAATAACTAAGTCCTCAAATGCCGGAAGGGTGCTACAAAAAGCTAACTTGCTCAGATGTTTAGTCACTTAAAGAGATGCAGATTTATTTGACATGCTTTAAACAGTGATTGTTTTTCAATATGTGTGTGCAGGTATTCGCTATGATTTAAAGGTGTTATTTGTGTACCTTAGCTCGCAAAGTGTGTTGCCAAGGACTCCAATCCAGCGGCAGAAATCACATGGCTGAAAAACAACACAACTCTGAAAGCTGATGGAAAAGGTGTGTATTCTTCATTCTGTTGGAAGATTATAATTAGTAATAGCAACAAAACAACTCTTTAGGGTTTGAGTTGACATTAAGAAATATTACAtacacagatgtatttattctcTCTGACTGAAACAGTTACTGTACATTGTTCTTCAGTGCTGCCAAGTGAGAATGCCGCGATTTGGTCTCTACACCATTGTTTCCTTGTTAGAGTTTTGAGACAAAGTTGTTCGTTTTCTGTCTAGGGATTTCCATCCAGGCCTCGGTGCTGGTGAACGATGTGACTGGCCTTTCGACCACCTCCTCCGTACTTGAGTACTCTGCGCAGAAGGAAGACACGGACGCCGTGTTCACCTGCAGCACCAAGAACACTCTGGCCGCAGGGATCGTGTCATCTCCAGTAACGTTCAGTATCACCTGTGAGTCCCCGAGGCCACGCAAACAACCCGCCCTGAAAACACTTGCTAAACTGTTCAAGCTGCTATAACACAAAATCCTGCTGAGAGTTAGATGAGAAGAACAATACCTTTCTGATGTCAGCACAGTAAAGATAACGCTAcagccagttagcttagcttttaGCATTAAGACTTGGGACAGAGGGAAACAACTAGCCTGGCATGTCcaaatattatttgtatacattGAATAAATACTTGTTAATTGGTGATTTGCTATAGATTTGCTAGGAGGTGAATTGTTTAACTTTGCGCAGAGCCAGCCTGGATGTTTCTAGGCTTTTTGCTGAGCTAAGCTGTCGATCGCAATATAATTATATCTAATGGAGAAGATATTAGAGTGGTATCGATCCTCCCATCTGCAAGCTAGCAACTACAATTATGTAATCATCATATTTCTAAAGAAGATACTACTAAGACAACCGAAATATGGCACATGCATCTCGTGCTTGACCATCACCCTGGGTATTTTGGTAGCCATCTAAATGCTGATGAAGGTTAGACATTTCAAATTCTATTTcaagttttaaaaaaagaaacagaCCATTGTAGATTTCAAGCCAGTGGGTTGTGACTGAATGCAGTccaatttctttttttacaaaaaaaacatacaaggctgatttaaaaaaataattctgTGCTTTTTCTTTCCCCTTTTCACTTTTGAATTGGGAAACAGTGGTTATTTTTTCAATTATGAACCTTGATTATTTAACAGGGTATGATTATTTTAACTGTGATGTGATTTTCTCAtatttgtattacattttttggaGTAAAAGATAAGAATAACGGCTATTGAATAGCCTGACTTTAATTTTAAGTCAAGTTTTTCAACATCACACAACATCTCGCTGGGCTTTTCAGGACTACATGAGCAGCAGCTCCTGACCCGCAAGCTCATTACAAAGACCAATACAGACTATTTTTAGTGGAAACAGGCTGTTATTTTTCAGACTATATTAATAGTTTTTATGTCATTCTTTCCTACTGGTACAACAAAGAAGAAAACAGTAACGATAACTTTCATGGTGacagcattttttttaaatcagcatTAAATATTCATGCTACCTGCTAAGTGCAGACTTTAAATTCAAATGTATCACTGTCGTAACACTTTCTCACAAGAAGTGTGAAGAGTCTTGCCTCTGCTGAAGCAGAAAGCTACAGCTCTCTGTAGTGTGATGACACAGTGTGTCTCTGAAGTCAGCTGTTAGGGGAACATGCTCATTAAGTAGCCCTCTGACTTTCCATCTCCTACTTTCTGCCCAGACTCCACAGAGAACCTCATCCTTCAGGTCACTGGTCAGGACTCTCTGGTGGAAGGAGACAGTATGACCCTGAAGTGTGTTGCTGATGGAAACCCAGCTCCAACCGCTTTTAACTTCCACCTTAAGGTACGGGTGCTTATCAATATCTCATTGAGGAACTCAGAGATGTCTTCCATTCATGCTTAATGTGTTATTGTTTTTTCAATGAGGCTAATCTCCCGCCATTGTATGTCTTTGAAGGGAGAGATGGTGAAAGTGGAAAACGCTGATTCTTACACCATCACTGATGTCTCTCGCAACACCACTGGTGAATACAAATGCTCTCTCGTTGATGACCCAACAATGGAAGCATCCAAGGCAATCACAGTGAACTGTAAGGGACCAAAACATGGTGTAGTATGCAGTTTGGCCACAAGCCAGCATGATTGTCAGCACATTTACCTTTCCCGCATGTAATTTTCTTTATAGCTATGTTTATTGCTAGATGAAAGAAAGTCCTactgttttttttccttttgtttCGTGAAGGAAAGTGCCTCTAATAAGCTGCATCTGCAGGGCATTGAGCCAAGTGCAGGGTTGTGTGGTTAACGACAGGAATGTTTCAACCCTTGTCAGGCCTCTGAACCATCTATTCACAACCCTCTCCTCTCTTGTTAGACCTAGACATCAACTTAATCCCCTCTGGAAATATCGTCAAGAGTGCCGGTGAAGCATTGCATCCAAATCTCAAGATTGATTCCTCCGGAGACACAAAGGTCTCCTGGACAAAGGTAAAAGCAATCTTTTATACAACAAAGCCTGAATCAAGTAGGAAAAGTGTGTGGTTGTTATTGACGGTCCTTCCTTTTCATTTGATACAGGACAATGTTAAATTGGACAAAGAGCCCAAGTTTGCCAAGCTGACTTTTGCTGATTCTGGCCACTATGAGTGTGAGGTGACGCTTGGGCTCCTCAACCAAAAAGCCTCTCTTGAGCTGACTGTTGAAGGTAAGAACTCAGAGATTTTTAGGATATATTATTAGTAGCTTGTTGTTCAGAGTTAGATTAGAGAAGATGTATACCACTTTTGCCTCAAAGCAGCAGGTAAGATTTTCTCAGTTTGAATACTGAAAACAAGGGGATAAGCAAGCCTTGGTTTGGGCTCAGGTAACATAATCAGCCTAAAAACATAGCCTAAATAACTTGGTATATCCTGATGTTTAAACATTCAGACAACCCAAAGTGTAATTGGTAAACTGAGGTACTTACTGCTAGGTACATTTTGTTACTTTTGGACAGAGCCACTCTTTCCAATCCTTATGCTAAGCTACGCTAACCAACTGCTGGCCATAGCGTAATACCTACCATACAGAACTAAGAGTAGTATCAATCTTCTGATCCAGGAAAGCAATTAAGCGTATTttccaaaatgtcaaactatcCCTCATCAGACAACTCTGTGTCTGTTCTTGAATGAAATGCAACCATTCACGCCACACGTGCACTCATTCAGATGTATCTGAAGGGTTACGTCCTGTTGCAGGTGTTCCGGTGATCACAGAGCTGACCAAAAAGCGTGGCGAAGACGGCACACATGAAGAACTGATTTGTAAGGCTGAAGGTTCTCCAAAGCCAGCTGTTTCCTGGAGCATCAATGGCACCCTGGtatgcacacacacccacacacaccacacacacacacacacacacacacacacacacacacacacacacacatacacacatatactCTTGCGACATTATCCTTTATCAtgtaacaataaaaaaaaatcctgtTAAAAATCAAATACGGGTATGTGAAACCATTTCAAGATTTCACGCAATAGCATAATATTATGTCCATAAATATGTCCTGAATGTCACGATTAAAAGACCGCCTCCAATGACAAATTACGTTTTTAAGAGATCCTTCAGCAGGCAGCAATGTTTCTGTCGGTCACTCTTTGAATGAAAAATCAATACTGGTTGTTAAAGAAATCCATCTTCTGTCCTTGGTCCTCCTGTACAGTGACTGCAGCAGTTAGGCAGCAGTGTCTAAGTATGGTTCATAAAGTATTCAAGGCATATTGTAGATGATTTCTATGTGCAGCACGCAATATCTGGCTTCATCTGGATCTACACAGGTACAACGTTTTTGATTAATTAAAGTGTTATTTTAGGTGTTAGGTACATCACACAACTTCTTAACGAAATACTTTTTCTTCCACTGAAATCTACTAATGGCTCCTTTAGCAGAGAAGACAAACCACTGAGATGCTTATAGTTGTTTCAATTTAATGGCATTTTCATCAAAACAAACCTATGAATGTCACCCGCAGAGATGTGAAGGTGTGACTCTGTTTAAGCTTATGATAAAAGATCTGAGACTTTTCAGTGTCTGAGACAGTTCATGCCTTGCCGTGCCACTGAGTGACTTCTCCCTCCCTGTTGTGTGCAGAGCAGTTTGCAGTGTTAGTATTTTCCCCGGCTACCACACTTATCTACTCCAAACATTTCTAGACGGGTGAGCTCAGTGTTTCGAAAGagaacatttctttattttctctGAGG
It encodes:
- the LOC117456880 gene encoding CD166 antigen homolog isoform X2; translated protein: MHLLSASCVCALVISVLLRQVSGLVTVIGLYGETLEIPCNYGVVNAEEDVMITKWKYDKGEGLSGDLLVKWKDHNVSIMTTDEYRDRVSMAAKSSLLLSAAKLSDQRTFTCMVVAGVDITEYPVNVVIQKTPEGLEISDKAEELEIGKLTKLAKCVAKDSNPAAEITWLKNNTTLKADGKGISIQASVLVNDVTGLSTTSSVLEYSAQKEDTDAVFTCSTKNTLAAGIVSSPVTFSITYSTENLILQVTGQDSLVEGDSMTLKCVADGNPAPTAFNFHLKGEMVKVENADSYTITDVSRNTTGEYKCSLVDDPTMEASKAITVNYLDINLIPSGNIVKSAGEALHPNLKIDSSGDTKVSWTKDNVKLDKEPKFAKLTFADSGHYECEVTLGLLNQKASLELTVEGVPVITELTKKRGEDGTHEELICKAEGSPKPAVSWSINGTLIDESPFVNGKITQKIRVVPTENLTVSCTVSNELGVATKTINVSSTQTDENDQTKLVVGVVVALIVATLVLGLAYLVYVKKFKQGSWKTGEKENGSSEEEKKLEEKVEENSQKAEV
- the LOC117456880 gene encoding CD166 antigen homolog A-like isoform X1; this translates as MHLLSASCVCALVISVLLRQVSGLVTVIGLYGETLEIPCNYGVVNAEEDVMITKWKYDKGEGLSGDLLVKWKDHNVSIMTTDEYRDRVSMAAKSSLLLSAAKLSDQRTFTCMVVAGVDITEYPVNVVIQKTPEGLEISDKAEELEIGKLTKLAKCVAKDSNPAAEITWLKNNTTLKADGKGISIQASVLVNDVTGLSTTSSVLEYSAQKEDTDAVFTCSTKNTLAAGIVSSPVTFSITYSTENLILQVTGQDSLVEGDSMTLKCVADGNPAPTAFNFHLKGEMVKVENADSYTITDVSRNTTGEYKCSLVDDPTMEASKAITVNYLDINLIPSGNIVKSAGEALHPNLKIDSSGDTKVSWTKDNVKLDKEPKFAKLTFADSGHYECEVTLGLLNQKASLELTVEGVPVITELTKKRGEDGTHEELICKAEGSPKPAVSWSINGTLIDESPFVNGKITQKIRVVPTENLTVSCTVSNELGVATKTINVSSIIEEVRMDKKAQTDENDQTKLVVGVVVALIVATLVLGLAYLVYVKKFKQGSWKTGEKENGSSEEEKKLEEKVEENSQKAEV